The following are from one region of the Oncorhynchus tshawytscha isolate Ot180627B unplaced genomic scaffold, Otsh_v2.0 Un_contig_842_pilon_pilon, whole genome shotgun sequence genome:
- the LOC121845290 gene encoding kinesin-like protein KIF13A: MKMSDTKVKVAVRVRPMNRRETELHTKCVVDMEDNQTVLHPPPSNNKGENSR, encoded by the exons ATGAAAATGTCGGATACCAAGGTAAAAGTTGCAGTCAGAGTCCGACCCATGAACCGGAGAG AAACGGAACTGCATACAAAATGTGTGGTGGATATGGAGGATAACCAAACTGTTCTGCATCCACCGCCTTCCAACAATAAAGGAGAAAACAGCAGGTAA
- the LOC112239730 gene encoding E3 ubiquitin-protein ligase NHLRC1, which produces MADVPVPPSSLRTEGILLREIHVNLLECKVCFEKYNPRQKERRPQNLSCGHVLCLECVRALSHPVLKKLECPFCRQLCDVDSTSHCQALTDLQDLLLSRSPRSPVPHRVRGGSGWVGGLGSGALRLRSAFGGWGSLINPTGVAVFGSSGTVVVVHDGERRVVVFGPQGRRLHGFGRRGRGHGEVCHPVDVAVTPSGYVVVTDAGDGAVKVFTTRGSYVLAVWDSFQMPWGVDVDSCGHILVTDIQAGTLSQVVVDFARGVTLMNRAVITDLQRPKAVACCRVTGNIALVETLGLTTTQPPNGPRPTRLTIFNKDFNVLSQIDSFTLSLGASVWPCMSAVAFDRDGDVIVIDSQRGLIWSLGKLQNGPVLTPLVSGDLIRPVGLVATAQNTLIVLDSGDHAVKMYSVHSDAILVQT; this is translated from the coding sequence ATGGCTGATGTTCCTGTTCCTCCTTCCTCACTGAGAACAGAGGGGATCCTCCTGAGAGAGATCCACGTCAACCTGCTGGAGTGTAAAGTCTGCTTCGAGAAGTATAACCCACGGCAGAAGGAACGCCGGCCTCAGAACCTGTCCTGCGGCCATGTACTCTGTCTGGAATGTGTCCGGGCGCTCTCCCACCCCGTCCTCAAGAAGCTTGAGTGCCCTTTCTGCCGGCAGCTGTGTGACGTTGACAGCACCTCCCACTGCCAGGCGCTGACAGACCTCCAGGATCTTCTGCTCTCCCGCTCCCCCAGGTCACCTGTCCCTCATCGGGTCAGAGGAGGCAGCGGCTGGGTCGGAGGCCTGGGCTCTGGAGCTCTGCGGCTTCGCTCAGCTTTCGGGGGCTGGGGGTCCCTGATCAACCCCACGGGGGTGGCCGTGTTCGGGTCCTCTGGGACCGTGGTGGTGGTGCACGATGGAGAAAGGAGGGTGGTGGTATTCGGGCCTCAGGGCAGGCGGCTTCACGGGTTTGGGCGGAGGGGTCGCGGCCACGGGGAGGTGTGTCACCCGGTGGATGTGGCGGTGACTCCCAGCGGGTATGTGGTTGTGACGGATGCTGGTGACGGTGCAGTGAAAGTGTTCACCACCAGGGGGAGTTATGTTCTGGCGGTGTGGGACTCCTTCCAGATGCCCTGGGGGGTGGACGTGGACAGCTGTGGACATATCCTGGTTACTGACATCCAGGCCGGCACGCTCTCCCAGGTTGTGGTGGACTTTGCCCGTGGCGTGACTCTGATGAACCGAGCGGTCATAACCGACCTCCAGCGGCCCAAGGCAGTGGCCTGCTGTCGGGTGACCGGGAACATCGCCCTGGTGGAGACACTGGGGCTCACCACCACACAACCTCCAAATGGCCCCCGGCCTACCAGACTGACAATATTCAACAAAGACTTTAACGTGCTCTCTCAGATAGACAGCTTTACTCTGAGCCTGGGGGCCTCCGTGTGGCCCTGCATGTCTGCCGTGGCCTTTGACAGGGACGGGGATGTGATCGTGATAGACTCCCAGCGTGGGTTGATTTGGAGTTTGGGAAAGCTCCAGAACGGCCCGGTCCTAACCCCCCTGGTCAGTGGAGACTTGATTCGCCCAGTGGGGCTGGTCGCCACAGCACAGAACACGCTGATTGTTTTAGACAGTGGAGACCATGCAGTGAAGATGTATTCCGTTCACTCGGATGCTATTCTAGTCCAAACATGA